The region CGGGCGGCACGCGGGTGATGAAGGACCTCCACGACGCTGGCGGGGTGCCCGTCGTCGTCCGGCGACTCGTCGATGCCGGCCTGTTCCACGGCGATGCGATGACTGTCACGGGCCGAACCGTCGCAGCGGAACTGGAGACCCTCGATCTGCCCGACGACGAGACGCTCGCGGAGGCGGACTTCCTCCAGCCTGTTTCGGACCCGTTCCACGAAGAGGGCGCTATCAAGGTGCTGAAGGGGAACCTCGCGCCGGATGGTGCCGTCCTCAAAGTCACGGGCGAAGACCAGTTCCACCACGAAGGGCCCGCGCGGGTGTTCGAGAGCGAGGAGGACGCGATGCAGTACGTCCAGGAGGGCCATATCGAATCGGGCGACTGCATCGTCATCCGTAACGAGGGCCCGCGCGGCGGGCCAGGGATGCGCGAGATGCTCGGCGTCACTGCCGCAGTCGTCGGGCAAGGCCACGAGGACGACGTGGCGATGGTGACCGACGGCCGGTTCTCCGGCGCGACACGAGGGCCGATGATTGGCCACGCAGCCCCGGAAGCGTTCGACGGTGGCCCGCTGGCCGCGCTCGAGGACGGCGACCACGTTACGATCGACATCCCCGCGCGCACGCTGGACGTTGACCTTTCCGACGAAGAACTCGAGAGCCGTCTCGAAGCGTGGGAGCAACCCGACCCCGCATATCCGGGCGGCGTGCTGGCGAAATACGGGAGCGCGTTCGGCTCTGCGGCCAACGGCGCCGTGACGAACCCAGCGCTCCGCAAGGACTGAGGCTGTCGCTGGAGTTTTCTCTCTTTCGGCCGGATTGTGATTATGGCCAACCCCGTTCCCTACGCTCCCGTCGCCGAGCTCCCGTTGACTGTTGAAGCGCTCGACTACGAGCAGTTCGAACAGAAGACTTCCTCGGAGTTCACTCGCGTGACGACCGTGTTCGCCCTCAACGGAGACGGCAAGACTGGTCGCGGCGAGGACGTTGCCTACGACACGGCAGACCACGAGCGCCTTGCCGCCGCCATCGACGACGGCTCGTTCTCGCTTCCGAACGGTTCATTCAGCTTCGGGGAGTTTTCAACCGCACTCGATGCGGTTGCGCTCTTTCTGGGTGAGGGGCCGGAACGCGATGCCTCCCGCCACTACCGCCGGTGGGGCGTCGAGTCCGCAGCGTTGGACCTCGCGCTCCGACAGAACAACACCTCACTCCCGGCGCTGCTCGACCCCGAACACCAGTCGGTTCGGTTCGTCGCCAGCACGCGACTGGGCGACCCGCCGACGACGGACCGCGTCGATGCGATCCAAGCCCGAAGCCCCGGGATCGGCTTCAAACTGGACCCCACGCCAGACTGGGACGACGAGCTCGTCGAGGACCTTCGCGGGCGCAACGCAGTCAGGGTCGTTGACTTGAAAGGCCATTATGAGGGAACGAGCGTGGACGCTGAGGCGAGCCCTGCGTTCTACAGCCGTATCGTCGAGGGGTTCCCCGACGCGGTCGTCGAAGACCCGCTACTGACCGAGGAAACACGACCACTGTTCGAGGGTGCCGAGGGGCGGGTCTCGTGGGATAGCCCAATTCACAGTCTCGGGGACGTGCAGGCGCTCCCGTGGGAGCCATCGTGGCTCAACAGCAAACCGTCGCGGTTCGGCACCGTGGCGGAACTGTTCCGGGTGATTCGCTGGGCGCTCTCGAATGGGGTGAACCTCTACGGTGGCGGCCAGTTTGAACTCGCAGTCGGCAGAGCGCAGGCTCAGGAACTTGCGTCGCTGTTCTACCCTGACGGCCCGAACGACTTGGCGCCGAGCAGCTACAACGAGGCGTCGTTGCCAACGGAGCTCCCGGACAGCCCTCTCGCCGTCCCGCTGGACCACGTCGGGTTTGGCTTTTAAAACGAGAGGTGTGAGGAGGAACTCGGGCCTGAGTCGTCGTCGATACCGCCTGTCCGGAGAAACTCGTAGTTCTCGTCGACCAGGTAGACGGTTCCATCCTCGACGGCGATGTCGATTCCCGGGAGCGTCGTGCCGGCGGCCTTCCCGTTGTCACATTCGCCAGAACAGGCGTCGAAAAACGAGCCGTGTTTCGGGCAGATGAGCTGCCCGTCCCGCATCGCTGCGCCATCCCCCTGGTCGAACCGCTGGGCTTCGTGCGTACAGCTGTTTATCCATGCTTCCACGCCGGGCTCTTGCTCACAAGGAACGAGAATGGCTTCGCGTTCGTTCGTGAAGGCGTCCTCGACGGTGAACAGGGAGGAGCCCATGTCGGGGACGTCGTCGACGGCGGCGATAGGCGTTCCTTCGGGCATACCCCACGTTCGGGGCGGTGAGCCTAAATCGGTGATGGGCACTCTGCGAAGCGACAATCCTGCCGTCGTTCACTCGCCCGACCTGGGTACTAATCATTATTAACTTCCGGCCCTTGAGTTAGCAGTATGACCGTCGTTAGCGTCTCGATGCCGGAGGAACTGCTGGAGCGAATCGACCAATTCTCGGAGGATCACGGCTATACTGGCCGGAGCGAGGTGTTCCGTGAGGCGAGTCGGAACCTGCTCGGGGAGTTCGAGGACAAGAAACTCGAAGGCCGTGACCTGATGGGTGTCGTCACCGTGGTCTTTGACTTCGAGACGACCAACGTCGAGGAGAAGATGATGCACCTTCGCCACGAACACGAATCACTCGTCGCGTCGAACTTCCACAGCCACGTTGGCCAACACCACTGCATGGAGTTGTTCGTCCTTGAGGGCTCGCTCGAGGAAATCTCGACCTTCGTCGGGAAAATTCGCGCAACGAAGGACACCCTCACCGTCGACTACTCAGTCCTGCCCGTCGACGACTTCGGGCCGCTGGCGGACATGAGCTAACGCGTTCTGTCGGCGAGCGATTCTCGACTCCTTCTCCGAATCTCTCGACTCTCAACTGGCTCCAGCGAGCCGCTCTGCAGTTCCCACTCACATATTCGGATGTAGCGACCGGTTACGAATCCGCGCAGAACTGGCTGACGACGACGTTGTGGCCAGTGGAGCTGTCGTGAGGGTCCCAACTAGCGAAGATGTTCCACTACCCGCAACCCGAAAGCGAGGATGCCGGTCAGAGTTTCGGAGGATGGCTAGTACTGCGTGGGTTTCCTGGAAATTTGAGAATTATACCGGGTCAGTCGAGGCTCAAACGAACTGATGAGAGGTCTTGTTTCCAAGAATTGTGGAATCCTTCAACGAGTTCTCGCGGGGAGAACTGTTTGACGGCTCGAAGATGTGTATCACCGTGCGGTCCGTACTCGTTGCCTCGCCGGAACTGGAATCGGGCGGCTCCCTGTGCAGTCCCACAGCCAGTCATCCCCATGAACGTTTGAAGTTCGAAGAACTGGGTATCGTCGTACGTCGAGTTCGTTGCCCGCTCTGAATCGAACGACAGCTGACTGAACGGACACGTGCAGCTAACTACGGGACCCTAGACTATTGGATTAGAGCTCATCCCAATTTCTCAGTAGTTACCACTTATCTGCACGTCCCCCTTTCTCCAGACAAAGTACTCAAATCTACAGAACAGGATATCTACTGATGAATCGCAGATCTGCGCTAACGATGTTGATTAGTGTTACCGCAGGCTGTGCAGGCCTGAGTTCAAGCGAAGATAATACTAACTCAACACCAAACGAAGGGACTGATACGAAGGAGAATACAGAAACCACTCCAGAGCCGTTCCCAGAAATCAAAAAGCCAGATGAAAACTGCGAGACATACGAACTCCCAACAGCCAACTATCCTTCTTTACCAGAGTCAGTAAATGAACAGTCTGTAAAGGAGTTCGCCCTTGAATTCGAGAAGGCATATTCATCTGCAAACATGGATTCTCAGGAGGATATGAATCTTAATGGATTTGATGGGTCTGCGGTGGAAATTTGTGAACGATCTAAAAATGGGATTTTAGCGGTTGCGGTGAGGGTGCCAAGCCCCCGTCCTCAAGACGAGGCGAAGTCGAGCGAGTAGGGCGGGGATACGGCACCCGCACGAGTCTCAAACACGACAAACCAGAATCTTTACCATGGAATATGTCGTAATTATAGACACATCGTATGATGTACAGCC is a window of halophilic archaeon DL31 DNA encoding:
- a CDS encoding transcriptional regulator NikR, CopG family (KEGG: hvo:HVO_B0151 ribbon-helix-helix protein, CopG family domain protein~HAMAP: nickel-responsive regulator~PFAM: Transcription factor, NikR, nickel binding C-terminal; CopG-like DNA-binding), with the translated sequence MTVVSVSMPEELLERIDQFSEDHGYTGRSEVFREASRNLLGEFEDKKLEGRDLMGVVTVVFDFETTNVEEKMMHLRHEHESLVASNFHSHVGQHHCMELFVLEGSLEEISTFVGKIRATKDTLTVDYSVLPVDDFGPLADMS
- a CDS encoding hypothetical protein (KEGG: hvo:HVO_2334 hypothetical protein), giving the protein MANPVPYAPVAELPLTVEALDYEQFEQKTSSEFTRVTTVFALNGDGKTGRGEDVAYDTADHERLAAAIDDGSFSLPNGSFSFGEFSTALDAVALFLGEGPERDASRHYRRWGVESAALDLALRQNNTSLPALLDPEHQSVRFVASTRLGDPPTTDRVDAIQARSPGIGFKLDPTPDWDDELVEDLRGRNAVRVVDLKGHYEGTSVDAEASPAFYSRIVEGFPDAVVEDPLLTEETRPLFEGAEGRVSWDSPIHSLGDVQALPWEPSWLNSKPSRFGTVAELFRVIRWALSNGVNLYGGGQFELAVGRAQAQELASLFYPDGPNDLAPSSYNEASLPTELPDSPLAVPLDHVGFGF
- a CDS encoding Rieske (2Fe-2S) iron-sulfur domain-containing protein (PFAM: Rieske [2Fe-2S] iron-sulphur domain~KEGG: hvo:HVO_0920 rieske [2Fe-2S] domain containing oxidoreductase) → MPEGTPIAAVDDVPDMGSSLFTVEDAFTNEREAILVPCEQEPGVEAWINSCTHEAQRFDQGDGAAMRDGQLICPKHGSFFDACSGECDNGKAAGTTLPGIDIAVEDGTVYLVDENYEFLRTGGIDDDSGPSSSSHLSF